Proteins from one Listeria weihenstephanensis genomic window:
- a CDS encoding helix-turn-helix domain-containing protein, with amino-acid sequence MKNLIVASEYRKLKLLQMLFNAPQNYQKKQLASLLHCSIKTLESDIESLQGLIDKDIAYVYENEARYIMLDVGEHVNFAYLYALIISNSHLYLLADDTLRSAEMNLSEWAEQNYSSVPTMYRRIRQIDDYLSECNLVLETRPLAIKGPEVNLRFFYYHIYSKAYPYTEWQFPDIPYETLNQFIIQIEAFYHIRFSLSSRIKYAISLAVALTRIKQDSAFISKKHYLDCWDNITADQPDGATIDYTLLEDIIGCPLSKDERFFTIIMASWSHFTHTSSYFSKARAKHGPNVYAPNHMLASELTGILNQHHTPNTELAITETIDFLFRFTFLDKMNFLPDIPRPQNSPEEIQLRDQIRKILTKYETHTDFRYIRSNKPLIINHLVDIYSILMKQTPPYDTLHIKVISENGHLWEEYLRSEIKKKYSKDQVRLCHDTISHQPKPHIDLIISDFPFYEQPDIEADGLLWNIPPSPTDFAQLDMVLERQKVY; translated from the coding sequence TTGAAAAATTTAATTGTTGCCTCGGAATATCGCAAACTGAAACTACTACAGATGTTGTTTAATGCCCCACAAAATTACCAGAAAAAACAACTTGCCTCCTTGCTACACTGCTCTATCAAAACTTTAGAAAGTGATATCGAGTCACTACAAGGGCTTATCGATAAAGATATCGCTTACGTCTATGAAAATGAAGCTAGATATATCATGCTCGACGTCGGCGAACATGTCAATTTTGCTTATCTATACGCGTTAATCATAAGTAACTCCCATCTTTACCTGCTTGCAGACGACACGTTACGAAGCGCGGAAATGAACTTATCTGAATGGGCCGAACAAAATTATAGCAGTGTCCCTACGATGTATCGCCGTATTCGCCAAATCGATGACTATCTTTCTGAATGTAACCTCGTTTTAGAGACGCGACCGCTAGCCATTAAAGGGCCCGAAGTCAACCTCCGTTTTTTCTATTATCACATCTACAGCAAGGCCTATCCCTATACTGAATGGCAATTTCCCGATATCCCCTACGAAACATTGAATCAGTTTATTATTCAAATCGAAGCTTTCTACCACATTCGTTTCTCACTTTCTTCACGGATTAAATACGCCATCTCACTTGCAGTAGCTTTAACCCGCATCAAGCAAGATTCTGCATTTATTTCCAAAAAACATTACCTCGATTGTTGGGATAATATCACAGCTGATCAGCCCGATGGCGCCACGATTGACTATACCCTACTTGAAGATATCATAGGTTGTCCGCTCTCAAAAGATGAACGTTTTTTCACTATTATCATGGCCTCATGGAGCCACTTCACACATACGAGCAGCTACTTCTCCAAAGCACGCGCAAAACATGGCCCTAATGTATATGCCCCTAATCATATGCTGGCATCTGAGCTAACTGGTATTTTAAATCAACACCACACTCCCAATACAGAACTTGCAATTACAGAAACGATTGATTTTCTATTCAGATTTACCTTCCTCGATAAAATGAACTTCCTACCAGACATTCCACGACCACAGAATTCACCAGAAGAAATCCAACTACGTGACCAGATTCGCAAAATTTTAACGAAATACGAGACCCATACCGATTTTCGCTATATTCGCTCTAATAAGCCGCTCATCATCAATCATTTAGTAGATATTTATAGTATTTTAATGAAGCAAACACCGCCCTATGACACACTTCACATTAAAGTTATCTCCGAAAATGGTCATTTATGGGAAGAGTATCTTCGCAGTGAGATTAAAAAGAAATATTCCAAAGATCAAGTACGACTCTGCCATGATACAATTTCTCATCAGCCTAAGCCACACATTGATTTAATTATCAGCGATTTTCCGTTTTATGAACAGCCTGATATCGAAGCAGACGGCCTACTCTGGAACATCCCGCCTTCGCCCACAGATTTTGCGCAATTGGATATGGTTTTAGAGCGCCAGAAAGTATATTAA
- the rlmN gene encoding 23S rRNA (adenine(2503)-C(2))-methyltransferase RlmN, with translation MEKSSIYGLTMAQLGDWFEEKGEKRFRATQVWDWLYVKRVTEFSQMSNLNKTCVDMLEEHFLMHTLNEQIKQESKDGTTKYLFQLSDGNLIETVMMTHSYGLSVCVTTQVGCNIGCTFCASGLLKKQRDLNAGEIVEQIMNVQLYLDSKGQGERVSHIVVMGIGEPFDNYDNVMDFLRVVNDQKGLAIGARHITVSTSGLAPRIIDFANEDIRVNLAVSLHAPNNDLRTHVMRINKTYPLETLMEAVEYYLEKTNRRITYEYIMLKDVNDHRQEALELAALIGEKRHLAWVNLIPYNPVDEHDQYQRSDDTVIDAFYETLKRKGINCVVRREHGTDIDAACGQLRSKQIKKKGVRERMREKAEAEAKQASAAE, from the coding sequence ATGGAAAAAAGCTCGATTTACGGGTTAACGATGGCGCAGCTTGGCGACTGGTTTGAAGAAAAGGGCGAGAAAAGATTCCGCGCAACGCAAGTGTGGGACTGGCTTTATGTCAAACGTGTCACTGAATTTTCGCAGATGTCGAACTTAAATAAAACATGTGTGGATATGCTGGAAGAACATTTCTTAATGCACACATTGAATGAACAAATTAAACAGGAATCTAAAGATGGCACGACGAAATATTTATTCCAGTTATCGGATGGAAACTTAATCGAAACGGTTATGATGACGCATTCTTACGGACTTAGTGTTTGTGTAACGACGCAAGTGGGATGTAATATCGGTTGTACTTTTTGTGCGAGTGGGTTGCTTAAGAAACAGCGTGATCTGAATGCCGGTGAGATTGTGGAACAAATCATGAATGTACAGCTTTACTTGGATTCTAAAGGGCAAGGCGAGCGTGTGAGTCATATCGTGGTTATGGGTATCGGCGAGCCGTTTGATAACTATGATAACGTGATGGATTTCCTTCGTGTTGTGAATGATCAGAAGGGTCTGGCAATCGGAGCGCGTCATATTACTGTATCAACAAGTGGCTTGGCACCGCGTATTATCGATTTTGCAAATGAGGATATTCGCGTCAATTTGGCCGTATCTCTACATGCACCAAACAATGATTTGCGGACACACGTTATGCGTATTAACAAGACGTATCCGCTAGAAACGTTGATGGAAGCGGTCGAATATTATTTGGAGAAAACGAATCGCCGTATTACGTATGAGTATATTATGCTAAAAGATGTCAATGATCACAGACAAGAAGCGCTTGAACTGGCGGCTTTAATTGGTGAGAAGCGCCACCTGGCATGGGTAAACTTGATTCCGTACAATCCGGTTGATGAGCACGATCAGTACCAACGAAGTGATGATACGGTGATCGACGCGTTTTACGAAACATTGAAACGTAAAGGCATAAACTGCGTTGTTCGTCGCGAGCATGGGACGGATATTGATGCTGCGTGTGGTCAATTGCGTAGTAAACAAATTAAGAAAAAAGGCGTTCGGGAACGGATGCGTGAAAAAGCAGAGGCGGAAGCGAAACAAGCGTCAGCTGCGGAATAA
- a CDS encoding ISL3 family transposase, whose product MPDHFIIQLIGLENKNIQLLDYSIENHICHIHIQLKRKKHACPSCKTRTDRIKDYRTHTFQHLKVAEKRVYVYYRKRRYVCSCGKSFDEKNQGLVARYQRFSTLWHQAALFHSISAPSFTYTAKTFGTTAPKIMRLFDARTETFSSPPVALPKVIAIDEFKGDTDKGKFQLIIADPMTRRPIDILENRRAKTIQRYLRERGQQVEMVIMDLSSTFKNAVQQALDKPVIIADSFHFSRYIYWALNKVRIRVQQHFSEKDRKHGKRIQKLLFKRSHKLDTAQKSIIRRYLSLHPDLQTAYTIKEAYQAWFDANKAQERHDVRQSLHDFYQLVQDKQLPEFITAIGTFRRWETEIINAFIYPHLSNGFVEGINNRTKVIKRTSYGYQNFSRFRAKILAQHFIKDFDISVG is encoded by the coding sequence ATGCCAGACCATTTTATCATACAACTCATCGGTTTAGAAAATAAAAACATCCAACTTCTTGATTATTCGATTGAAAATCATATCTGCCACATTCATATCCAACTAAAACGAAAAAAACATGCCTGCCCCTCTTGTAAAACACGGACAGATCGCATTAAAGACTATCGTACGCACACTTTCCAACATCTAAAAGTCGCAGAAAAACGTGTCTATGTGTACTATCGAAAACGCAGATATGTTTGTTCCTGCGGAAAATCATTTGATGAAAAAAATCAAGGACTTGTGGCACGCTATCAGCGTTTTTCAACGCTTTGGCACCAAGCGGCCCTTTTTCATAGTATTTCCGCTCCGTCCTTTACCTATACTGCTAAAACATTTGGAACAACCGCACCTAAAATTATGCGCCTATTCGACGCGCGCACAGAAACCTTTTCCTCGCCTCCCGTCGCTCTTCCTAAGGTGATCGCTATCGATGAGTTCAAGGGAGATACCGACAAAGGTAAATTCCAACTCATTATCGCTGACCCCATGACTCGTCGCCCCATTGATATCTTAGAAAACCGTCGCGCCAAAACCATTCAACGTTATTTAAGAGAACGCGGGCAGCAGGTAGAGATGGTTATCATGGATTTGAGTTCGACCTTCAAAAACGCTGTGCAACAAGCCCTTGACAAACCAGTTATTATTGCCGATTCTTTCCACTTCTCTCGCTACATCTATTGGGCACTGAATAAAGTCCGCATTCGTGTTCAACAACATTTTTCAGAAAAAGATCGCAAGCACGGCAAACGCATACAAAAACTCCTTTTTAAGCGATCTCACAAGCTGGACACAGCGCAAAAAAGCATCATTCGCCGTTACTTAAGCTTGCACCCTGATCTACAAACCGCCTACACCATCAAGGAAGCCTATCAGGCTTGGTTCGATGCCAATAAAGCACAAGAACGCCACGACGTTCGTCAATCCTTACACGATTTCTATCAACTCGTACAAGACAAACAGCTTCCAGAATTCATAACAGCTATCGGCACTTTCCGTCGCTGGGAAACAGAAATCATCAATGCCTTCATTTACCCACATCTGTCCAATGGCTTCGTAGAAGGAATTAACAACCGAACCAAGGTTATCAAGCGCACTTCTTATGGCTATCAAAACTTTTCACGATTCCGCGCTAAAATACTTGCCCAGCACTTTATCAAAGATTTTGACATTTCTGTAGGCTAA
- a CDS encoding alpha/beta hydrolase, with amino-acid sequence MWRKLVLFGGALFLAVAVFGSIKAYSARVSDVDLSNTTPIVLVHGTHGTANSFNDMISRITSTYGKSTDKIIVVVKKDGTLEYQGTLSSKSKNPFIQIVFENNDAPIAKEAEWVNAVIKDIQKKYNMTQYSAIGHSNGGLALTTYAEELADDSAPTMEKLVVIGTPFNDLDADDNVTTTDSSGVASQTAELKKYIAESKNLDAKLQVLSIAGDLDSDGVSDGVVPVGSALSSRLIFDDTVATYSEQVVTGENAQHSDLHENTTVDAIVAAFIY; translated from the coding sequence ATGTGGCGGAAATTAGTGTTGTTTGGGGGAGCTTTATTTTTAGCGGTGGCGGTATTTGGATCGATTAAGGCGTATTCTGCGAGGGTTAGTGATGTTGACTTATCGAATACGACACCGATCGTGCTCGTTCACGGGACGCATGGTACGGCCAACTCATTTAATGACATGATTTCTCGGATTACATCGACGTATGGCAAGTCCACGGACAAGATTATTGTCGTCGTGAAAAAAGACGGGACGCTTGAATATCAAGGAACGCTGAGTTCTAAATCGAAAAACCCGTTTATCCAAATAGTATTTGAGAATAATGACGCACCGATTGCCAAAGAAGCCGAGTGGGTGAACGCGGTGATTAAGGATATTCAGAAAAAATATAATATGACGCAATACAGCGCGATTGGGCACTCCAACGGTGGATTGGCGCTGACTACTTATGCGGAAGAATTGGCGGATGATTCGGCTCCTACGATGGAAAAACTAGTAGTGATCGGAACGCCGTTTAATGATTTGGATGCGGATGATAATGTAACGACGACGGATAGTTCGGGCGTAGCGAGCCAGACGGCGGAATTGAAGAAATACATTGCGGAAAGTAAGAATTTAGATGCAAAATTGCAAGTGCTATCGATTGCGGGAGATCTGGATTCGGACGGTGTATCGGACGGGGTTGTACCTGTTGGGAGCGCGTTATCCTCACGTTTAATTTTTGATGATACAGTTGCCACTTATAGCGAGCAGGTTGTGACGGGGGAAAATGCGCAACATAGCGATTTGCACGAAAATACGACGGTGGACGCGATTGTGGCAGCATTTATTTATTAA
- a CDS encoding quinone oxidoreductase family protein, translating to MKALVFNEFGNSDVLQYVDVPDATAQKGEILLSTTAIGLNFADIYRRKGNYHIVGEPPYVLGYEGAGVVVAIGEGVTEFAAGDRVAFVDVPLANAELVAVPVSKAIPIPAAIRDDVAASVLLQGLTASYLAKDSYAIKYGDVALVHAVAGGVGQMLTQIITSLGGQVIGLTSSEEKAEVARKLGAEEVLLYSDNWAEKLAGKIDVAYDSVGSTLMDSFSAVRDKGTVVFYGMSGGDPSAVDPRMLMDTSKTLTGGDLWSFLTSKDERIKRSHALFEMISSGKITVNQPRKFSLSEGKAAHDLLESRKSTGKILLIP from the coding sequence ATGAAAGCATTGGTGTTTAACGAGTTTGGGAATTCAGATGTATTGCAATATGTAGATGTTCCAGATGCCACGGCGCAAAAAGGTGAGATCTTACTTAGTACGACTGCGATTGGACTCAATTTTGCGGATATTTATCGTCGAAAAGGGAACTACCATATTGTTGGTGAGCCGCCATATGTGCTGGGTTACGAAGGCGCGGGCGTTGTTGTAGCGATTGGCGAAGGCGTGACGGAATTTGCGGCGGGCGATCGTGTTGCTTTTGTAGATGTGCCGCTTGCGAATGCCGAGCTTGTAGCAGTTCCCGTATCCAAAGCGATTCCGATTCCAGCTGCTATTCGTGATGACGTCGCAGCTTCTGTGTTGCTGCAAGGTTTGACGGCAAGTTACTTAGCAAAAGATAGCTACGCGATAAAATACGGTGACGTGGCGCTCGTTCATGCGGTGGCAGGCGGTGTCGGCCAAATGTTGACGCAAATCATCACCTCGCTCGGCGGTCAGGTTATTGGCCTTACTTCCAGTGAAGAAAAAGCCGAAGTGGCACGCAAGCTAGGAGCAGAAGAAGTTTTGCTATATAGCGATAATTGGGCTGAAAAACTCGCTGGCAAAATCGATGTTGCGTATGATTCTGTAGGCTCAACGCTGATGGATAGCTTTTCGGCAGTACGTGATAAAGGGACGGTCGTTTTTTATGGTATGTCGGGCGGTGATCCGAGCGCAGTGGATCCGCGGATGTTGATGGACACTTCCAAAACCTTGACTGGCGGCGATTTATGGAGCTTCTTGACGAGTAAAGACGAGCGAATCAAGCGCTCACATGCTCTATTTGAAATGATTAGTAGCGGTAAAATAACAGTAAATCAGCCGCGGAAATTCTCCCTATCAGAAGGAAAAGCCGCACATGATTTGCTAGAAAGTAGAAAAAGCACCGGTAAAATTTTGTTGATTCCTTAA
- a CDS encoding SRPBCC family protein, producing the protein MKHIKKEFMLDCRPEEAWELVIDRSKYEKWAAAFHEGSTYTGDMALNATVNFVDTAGNGLVSKVVVFEPAKEIKFSFLGEINDGKYVEVAAFADMLEQYIFEPVGDQTKMLVDVTMDDSYYDMMNEMWDRAGTVLIKLSKDLPTH; encoded by the coding sequence ATGAAACACATAAAAAAAGAGTTTATGCTTGATTGCAGACCAGAAGAAGCTTGGGAATTAGTTATTGATCGTAGTAAGTATGAAAAATGGGCAGCTGCTTTTCATGAAGGATCGACTTATACTGGTGATATGGCACTTAATGCAACGGTTAATTTTGTTGATACAGCGGGAAATGGACTAGTTTCTAAAGTGGTCGTTTTTGAACCAGCGAAAGAGATCAAATTCTCATTTTTGGGTGAAATCAATGATGGAAAATATGTTGAAGTTGCTGCATTTGCGGATATGCTTGAGCAGTATATCTTTGAACCAGTAGGCGATCAGACAAAGATGCTTGTGGACGTTACAATGGATGATAGCTATTATGATATGATGAATGAGATGTGGGATAGGGCAGGAACCGTGCTTATAAAGTTAAGTAAGGATTTGCCGACACACTGA